Proteins from one Gasterosteus aculeatus chromosome 11, fGasAcu3.hap1.1, whole genome shotgun sequence genomic window:
- the dnaaf19 gene encoding dynein axonemal assembly factor 19: MARSECDVIDFSALQRELQGALESERRHQRENDARLRAVSQRGSSYSHFRDLVLTCHMKPLEKKDKDGAPRKQPWNPVAGRANEPWA, encoded by the exons ATGGCGAGATCAGAGTGTGACGTCATCGACTTCTCAGCGCTGCAGAGGGAGCTGCAGGGGGCGCTCGAGTCCGAGCGGCGACATCAGAGAGAGAACGACGCCAGGCTGAGAGCCGTCAGTCAGAGAGGCTCCTCCTACAGCCACTTCCG agaccTGGTGCTCACATGCCACATGAAGCCTCTGGAGAAGAAGGACAAAGATGGAGCTCCACGCAAACAGCCCTGGAACCCGGTCGCCGGTCGGGCCAACGAGCCATGGGCTTAA